The genome window GCGCGCGCGACGCACGCATCGCGCTCGCGCCGCCCGACGCGTGCCGCGATCTCGCGCCACGCGGCGTCGCCCAGCGGCGCGGAGACCGCCGCGAGCGCGTCGTCCTCCAGCCACGCAGCGAGCGAGCGAGCGTCGGCTTCGCGCGGCAGATTCGCCGCGAGCCAGCCGCCCAGCGCTTCGAGCAGCCGGCACGCGCCCCCCGGCGCGACGCGGCCGCGTCGCGAAAATCCGTAACAAGCTGCGCGCTCCGCGAGCAGTTCGGCCCCGCGCAGGCCCGCGAACGCGCCCTCGGGCGCGAGCGCAGAGAGCTGCGCGAACAGCTCGTCGGCCACGAGCGGCAGCGCGCGATCCGGCAGGGTGGGCGCGCGCTCGGGTCCCGTGAGCCACAGCAGCCCCGACTCTGCCCAGCGCCGCGCCGCGCGCTCCGCTTCGCCCTCGCTCACTTCGCGATCTCGTCCACGAGCCCCCACGCGAGCGCGCGCTCGGCGCCGAGCGGTGCGCGCGTGAGCGCGAGCTGCGCCGTGCGCTGGCGCCCGATGCGGCGCGGCAGGCTCACCGTTCCGCCTGCGCCCGGCACGAGCCCCATGCCGAGCTCGGGGAGCACGAAGCGTGCGTCTGCACGGGCAACGACGCGCGCGCAGTACGCGGGCAGCTCGATCCCTGCGCCGACGCATGCGCCATGCACGCGCGCCGTCGTGCGCGCCGCGCACTGCGAGAGCAGCAGCGCAGCGTTGCGTGTCGACCGGATCGCGTGCGCCGTCGCCGGATCGGGCAGCGTGCCGAACTCGTCGAGATCGCCGCCGCTGCAGAAGGCGGCGCCGGCGCCTGATAACTCGATCGCGCCGATCTCCGGATCGTGCAGCGCGAAACGCAGCGCCTCGCAGAGCGCGTCGCGCATCGCCGCAGAGAACGCGTTGCGCTTCTCGGGGCGGTTCAGGCGCAGCGAGAGCCGCGCACCCTCGCGCACCACGAGCACCGCCGGCTCGCGCGAGGGCTCGCGCTCCTTGCGCACGTGCGCCGCCAGCCACGCGCGGAACTCGGGGCCGCTCTGCAGCGTGGAGTAGACGAGCGACTCGGCGACGAGCCCTTCGTAGATCGTGCGCGCGAGGCTTGCGCGCAGCAGCTGCGCCAGCCCGAGGCTCGCGAGCGGCGCCGCCGCGATCGTGCCCGAGATCACTCCGAGCTCCGCCTCGTCGTCTCGCCCTAACAAGACGTCGAGCGCCGGTGCGAGCGCACGCGCGGCCGGAGACTCGGCGGCGCCGACGCCGACGCTCAGCGCGGGCAGCTCGCCGAGCCGCGCGGCCGCCGCGCGCAGCGCCGCCGCGCTCGCGCCGCCGTCGGCCCCCGCGAGGTCGACGCACACCAGCGCATCGCCGGTCAGCACCGAGAAGCGCTCGGACGCCGCGGGGTCCGCGAGCGCAGCGACGAGCGAGGCGGGATCGAGCACGGGCGACACACGGCGAGGCTACCGCGAGCGCGGTTCGCTGCTTCGCGCGGGGCCACGCAGCGAGCGCGTGGCGAGCGGGCGGACGCTGTCGGACCATGCTCGCCGCAACCGAGGAGCCCCGATGGCCGCCACGCTCGACGAGATTCGCCGCGACCCGACGCGCACCCCCAACAACTTGTGGCGACGCGAGACGCCCGGCGCTGCGGGCTGGCCACGCAGCGTCCGGCCCGGAGCGTCCAACAAGTACTTCATGTTCTCGGCCGACTGTCACGCGGTCGAGCCGAGCAACTTTCTGCACGAGATCGAGCCGGAGTACCGCGCGCGCATTCCGCACGTCGAAGTTCGCGACGACGGCTCGGAGTGGATGATCACGGAGGGCAACCGCCCGCAGCGCGTGAAGCCGCCGAGGCGCGAGGCCAGCGCGCAGGACGAAGCGAGCCAGGGCCTCGCCGCGGCTGTGCGCGGCGCGCGCATGGACGAGGAGGACGTGCTGCGCAACGCGACGGGCCGCACGGTCGCGTCGCGCCTCGCCGACCACGACGCCGACGGCATCGAAGTCGAGCTGATGTTCCCGAACAAGGGCCTCTTGTGCTGGGCTTCGCCCGACGCGGTGTTCGCGATGGCGATGTGCCGGCAGTGGAACCGCTGGGCGCAGCAGTTCTGCGGCGAGCACATGCTCGGCGGCGCGCCGCGCATCCTGCCGGCCGCGCTGCTCGCTTGTGGCGATCAGGCCGGCACGATGCGCGAGATCCGCTGGGCCGCGGACGCCGGCTTCCGCGCCGTCTGCCTCGGCAACTCGGTGAAGTACGGGCCGAAGCACTTCGGCGAGCTCGAGTACAACGATCCGAGCTTCGAGCCGATGTGGTCGCTGCTCGAAGAGACCGGCCTCGTCGTCACTTTCCACGTCTCGACGGGCCGCGATCCGCGCGCCGTCGGTGGCAACGGCGGCGCGATCATCAACTACGTCTGCCACTCGATGGAGACGACGCTCGAGCCGCTCGTGCAGATGATCGCGTCCGGCGTGTTCGAGCGGCACCCGAAGCTGCGCGCGGGCCTCGTCGAGAGCGGCATCGGCTTCGTGCCCTGGCTGATCGAGACGCTCGACTACGCCGCGAAGGCGCACCACTTCTGGGTGCGCCCCACGCTGAAGGAGCTGCCGAGCACGTACTTCCGTAACAACTGCTTCGCCACGTTCCAGGACGACGCCGCGGGCCTGCGTTACGCCGAAGAGCTCGATCTCACGCGCAACCTGATCTGGGCGAACGACTACCCGCACCACGAGGGCTCGTGGCCGCACAGCGCACAGGTGATCGAGCGGACCATGTCGCACCTGCGCGACGAGTCGCGCGCGCGAATCCTCGGCGAGAACGCGGCGAGGCTGTTCGGGCTGGAGCCGAAGCGCTACGGGCGCTGAGGGGCGCTCGCGTCAGCGCGTGACGAACCCGCGAATGCGAACGCGCGAATCACGGAGCGGCCTCCTTCGCCGGCTGCGCGATCTGCATCAGCTCGCGATCGAAGTCGATCGTCACCACGAAGTGGCGCAGCGCGTCGTAGCCGAGCCGCCCGCTCGCGCGCGCGCCGCGCGTCACGTGTGAGCCGGTCGTGACGCGGCCCCAGTTCTCTTGCCCGCTGAGCAGCCGCTCACCCTCGGCGGGCACCGCGACCGGCACGTCGGCGAGCTCGAAGCCGCCGAGCTTCACGGACGTCAGCACGAGCAGCTCGAGCTGCGCGCGCTTCCCGAACACGTCGTGGCTCTCCGTCGTGCTCTTGCGACTCGCGTCGAGCCAACCCTCCCGCTTCGCGAGCGAACGGCTCACGACGATCGGGCCGGCGGCTCCCGTGTCGAGCAGGAGCCAAGTCTTCTCGTTGCCGGGGAAAGTCACCTGCACGGTGGGAAGGCACGGCGTCTCGCTCGTCGGCGCCGACGACGAGAACGCCTCGCGCGTGAAGTCCCCCGAGTTGCCCGTCATGTCGCGTCCCAGGTCCTGGCGCGGCCCGCGCCGGCAGCTGCCCTCCGCCGCGCGCATCTTCACGTTGGCGTGCTTGCGCAGGTCGAGTGCGGAGCGCGGCAGCAGCCGCATGCGCCCGTTCGGATAGTCGAGCTGCACGACGAAGGGCTCGAGGAACTGCGCGCCGAGTTGAAGCGGCGTGTCGGGGTGGTCGAGCGCCGGTGTGTCGCGCAGCGTGACCTTCGCGCCGAACAGCTCGACGTCGAGCTCCGGCTCGCTCGCGACGACGGCGTTGCCCCCGAACGCGCTGCGAATGCGCTGGCGCGTCGCTCGCTGCGGGAGCGTCGAGGACGAGGCGGCGAGTACCAACAACACGGCGGCCCGCAGCGACCTTCGCTTCATCGCTCCTCCGAGGCCCCTGGCAATCCGGCGTTGATACCACGCGCACGAGCGCCAAAGAACGTCAAAACCGCGTGATAGCGTCGCGCCTTCTCACGCCTCAGGAGCGCCCACTCGTGATCCCCAAGATCGCCTTCGGACGCACGGGCCATCAGAGCTCGCGCATCATCTTCGGCGCCGCGGCGCTGTGGAACGCGTCACCCGAGCAGTCCGCGCGCACGCTCGACATGCTGCTCGCACGCGGCGTGAATCACATCGATGTCGCGAATGGGTACGGCCCCGCGGAGCTGCGCGTCGGTGAGTCGATGCGGCGGCTGCGCGAGCGCTTCTTTCTCGCGACGAAGACGGGCAAGCGCGACTACGCGGGAGCGTGGCGGCACATCGAGCGCTCGCTCGAGCGGCTGCAGACCGACCAGCTCGATCTCATCCAGCTCCACAACCTCTCCGACGACGCGGGCTGGCAGATGGCGTTCTCGCACGACGGCGCGCTGCGCGCTTGTTACGAGGCGCGCGAGCAAGGGCTCGTGCGCTTCATCGGCGTCACGGG of Deltaproteobacteria bacterium contains these proteins:
- a CDS encoding enoyl-CoA hydratase/isomerase family protein; this translates as MSPVLDPASLVAALADPAASERFSVLTGDALVCVDLAGADGGASAAALRAAAARLGELPALSVGVGAAESPAARALAPALDVLLGRDDEAELGVISGTIAAAPLASLGLAQLLRASLARTIYEGLVAESLVYSTLQSGPEFRAWLAAHVRKEREPSREPAVLVVREGARLSLRLNRPEKRNAFSAAMRDALCEALRFALHDPEIGAIELSGAGAAFCSGGDLDEFGTLPDPATAHAIRSTRNAALLLSQCAARTTARVHGACVGAGIELPAYCARVVARADARFVLPELGMGLVPGAGGTVSLPRRIGRQRTAQLALTRAPLGAERALAWGLVDEIAK
- a CDS encoding amidohydrolase — translated: MAATLDEIRRDPTRTPNNLWRRETPGAAGWPRSVRPGASNKYFMFSADCHAVEPSNFLHEIEPEYRARIPHVEVRDDGSEWMITEGNRPQRVKPPRREASAQDEASQGLAAAVRGARMDEEDVLRNATGRTVASRLADHDADGIEVELMFPNKGLLCWASPDAVFAMAMCRQWNRWAQQFCGEHMLGGAPRILPAALLACGDQAGTMREIRWAADAGFRAVCLGNSVKYGPKHFGELEYNDPSFEPMWSLLEETGLVVTFHVSTGRDPRAVGGNGGAIINYVCHSMETTLEPLVQMIASGVFERHPKLRAGLVESGIGFVPWLIETLDYAAKAHHFWVRPTLKELPSTYFRNNCFATFQDDAAGLRYAEELDLTRNLIWANDYPHHEGSWPHSAQVIERTMSHLRDESRARILGENAARLFGLEPKRYGR
- a CDS encoding retropepsin-like domain-containing protein, which encodes MKRRSLRAAVLLVLAASSSTLPQRATRQRIRSAFGGNAVVASEPELDVELFGAKVTLRDTPALDHPDTPLQLGAQFLEPFVVQLDYPNGRMRLLPRSALDLRKHANVKMRAAEGSCRRGPRQDLGRDMTGNSGDFTREAFSSSAPTSETPCLPTVQVTFPGNEKTWLLLDTGAAGPIVVSRSLAKREGWLDASRKSTTESHDVFGKRAQLELLVLTSVKLGGFELADVPVAVPAEGERLLSGQENWGRVTTGSHVTRGARASGRLGYDALRHFVVTIDFDRELMQIAQPAKEAAP